The Amycolatopsis sp. QT-25 genomic sequence CGCCGGAGCCGCGCGGCCGCCGCGTCGAACTCGCGGTTCGCCGCGATCGGCAGCCGTTCCACGAACTTCGGCGAAAAAGCCCGGACCATGACGTACTTCAACATGATCGGGATCGACCGCTGGATCTCGGTGAGCGCGTCGTCGCCGAGTTCGGTGGAGAACAGGGTGCGCCCGGAGATGGTCAGCGCGAGATCCTGCATCCGCCGGTCGAATTCCACCACCTCGCCCGGTTTCCACGTGTCGGCAAGGTCTACAGCGACTTTCGTCATCGTCGTCTCGGCGTAGAGCGCGATGCGGCTTCGCTGGAAAGCGGGCAGCATCATCCGCCGTTGCCGCTGGTTGAAAGCACCGTTCGAAGTCGCGAGCCCGTCACCGAACAACGGCCGCATCTTGTCGAACACGATGCCTTTGTCGAACTTTCCCGCGTCGACGGCGAGCAGTCGCCAGGCCAGTTCCGGCGTGGTGACCAGATAGACCGGCATCGGGCCGAAGTCGAGACGGACGACGTCGCCGTGCGATCGCAGTGACGTCAACAGTTTCAGCGGGTCACGGAGCATCGGCACGGTATGCCCGAGCACCGGCCAGCGGCCTGGTGCGACAGCGACGTCCGGTGATGGTGCCATCGTGCTCGTCTCCCCATGCCTGGGCGCTGAACCCGGTCACCTTAGGACCGCCGGGCCGCGGACGGGGTGCCGCGGCCGCACATCCACACGATCGGACGATGGCAGTCTGGCCCCGCGTGACCGATAGACTCCTGTGCCCCAACGGATCCCAACCGAACGGCGGCCACGACGGTGACTTCGAACCTGAGCTGGGTACCCCCCGAGGTCGACACGACCGTGCCGAATCCCGCCCGGGTCTACGACTACTGGCTCGACGGCGACCACAACTTCCAGGCCGACCGTGACCTGGGTGAACAGATCCTGAAGATCATGCCGGGCATCCGCGACGCGGCCCGGCTCAACCGCGCCTTCCTGCGGCGTGCCGCACTGCACATGGTGGACGCGGGAGTGCGGCAGTTCCTCGACATCGGCTCCGGCATCCCGACCGTCGGCAACCTCCACGAAATCGTCCAGCAGGCCGATCCCGCCTGCCGGGTGGTCTACGTCGACCGGGAATCGGTCGCCGTCGCCCACTCCAGACTGCTGCTGCGCGGCAACGACCGGTGCGCGACGATCCAGGCCGACCTGCGTGACATCAACGCCATTCTCGACGCGCCGGAGACCAGGGAACTGCTGGACCTCGATCAGCCCATCGGCCTGTTCATGTTGCTGCTGCTGCATTTCGTGCCGGACGACTGGGAACCGCACGCGATTTTGGCGCGCTACCGGGACCGTCTGGCCCCCGGCAGCTTCCTCGCCCTCTCGCACGTCGCGGCCGACGCGAACTCGAGCGGCCTCGACGAGGCCATCGAGGCGTACAAGAGCACCCAGAACGACCCCATCCCCCGAACCCACGACCAGGTGCTTTCCTTCTTCGAAGGCTTCGACGTCCTCCAGCCCGGCGTCGTCGGCTGCGCGATGTGGAACCCCCAAGGTGCCGGCGACATGTCCGAGGACCCGGAGATCAACTCGCTGCCGTACGCGGGTGTGGGCCGGAAGCCGTAGGGCCGCTGCTCGCCCCAGTACATGAAGGCCCCCTTCCTTGCGCCTAGGTACAGGAAGGGGGCCTTCATGTACCTAGAACTCGGCGTCACGAAAGAAACGCCGCAGGATCCTCAAGGCAGCACGTCGGTCACGGTGTCCTTGATGACCTGCCACTGGCGTGCTCCCGCACCCGCGTCAGGCTGATCGTGCAGTGCCGA encodes the following:
- a CDS encoding SAM-dependent methyltransferase, translated to MTSNLSWVPPEVDTTVPNPARVYDYWLDGDHNFQADRDLGEQILKIMPGIRDAARLNRAFLRRAALHMVDAGVRQFLDIGSGIPTVGNLHEIVQQADPACRVVYVDRESVAVAHSRLLLRGNDRCATIQADLRDINAILDAPETRELLDLDQPIGLFMLLLLHFVPDDWEPHAILARYRDRLAPGSFLALSHVAADANSSGLDEAIEAYKSTQNDPIPRTHDQVLSFFEGFDVLQPGVVGCAMWNPQGAGDMSEDPEINSLPYAGVGRKP